The Vigna angularis cultivar LongXiaoDou No.4 chromosome 6, ASM1680809v1, whole genome shotgun sequence genome contains the following window.
AAcaagtcagaaaaaaaaaaaaaacagcctTTGCCCTTAGCTCAGGTGGAGTTCTTATTTTTCTGCTACTTGTCTTTATGTTGAAAATAATGGTAATGATTAAAATGAATCATGGggttctttattttttcatgaaagtgaaaaaagtttcatcattttctatGTTTTCAAAGTGTGCTTTTTGTTATGGAAAGCTGTTTTTCTTTGAGTTTGGGTTTGTTTATGAGGCTTGCAGAGTTAGTTGAGCTTCCTGTCTCAAAATATGCTCAATTTGTTGggtttaatgttttgtttagaTTCTTGTTTTTCATCGGTTTTTGTTTCTCTGGGTTTGTAAATGTGCTCGTACTTTCTATCTATGGCCGAGAGTTGAATTTTCCTTTTTGGGAGCTTGGGAATTGAATTATTTGGTGATTTATTTATTCAGAGTTCAGAATGGCAAAAACCAGTCATGGTTCCATTTCATTGGTTTGCTTGTTCACTCTTCTTCTAGTAAAGTTCCAAACGTGACCCACTCAAAGTCTTTCTCTTTctattcctttttttatttttcattttaaagatTTGTTTATGCTTATTTGATTATTCAGTTTTCTGGTacagattattttattatgctTTTAAAGGGTGTGTTTGCATAAGGAGTCAAAATCCGGCACTCAAAAGGGTCTTTGCTTatgatttttctattatattacaaaatcaCTCAAAAGGGTCTTTGGTTATGATTTTCTATTCTACACCAAATCtaaagttcttttctttttgtgcCAACAGATAACTGATTTGCTTAGCCATGAACAACAGTGTTCCTGATTGGAATTTTGGGAGTGATTCCTGCATCACCAACAATCAAAAGAAGCCTATGGGGTGTGTGCAATTTATTTCTGTCAAAGCAGAATACTGTTCTTGTCCCAATTTAACTCTGCTTAAATTGTAACAATCCATGTGATGTGGTCAAATTCTACAGGGTGGACCAAGAACTTGTGGAGCTTCTGTGGCAAAATGGTCAGGTAGTGTTGCACAGCCAAACACATAGAAAACCAGTAGTGAATTCGATCACACCGAGACCTCTTCAGAGGGCTTTTCAATCAACATTAAGGACTAGTGAGCCATTTGGGAACTCAAGTAACTTGATTCAAGATGATGAGACAGTCTCATGGATCCAATACCCTCTTGAGGATCCATTGGAACAAGAATTCTGTTCAAACCTTTTATCTGAACTGCCACAGTGTGATGTTGAGTCCTATAAGCAAATCAAGCCATTTGAAGAGGCAAAGTTTACCAAATTGGATGCTTCTGGTGCCCCCCATGTGCTTGTAAGTTCACAATCACCTACTATGAAATCCTCCTCTTTTCAGGAACTCTCAGGAATTCCTATACCTGCTCCAAGATTCCATGTTTCTGATTCACctcagaaaaataataatgactTGGGTGGTGGACCATGTAAGGTTCAAAACTTCTCTCACTTTTCACCTACCCTTAATGTTTCTTCAGCATTGCCTAATGGGCGTTTTAGAGACAAAATCACTGGTAACATGTCAAAAAATGAGGTTAGAGAGTGCTCATTGATGACAGTTGGATCAAGTTACTGTGGTAGCAATCACATGACCCAAGATCCAGATGCTAGCAGGGCATCAAGCAATGGTGTTTGGACTACTACTTTATCTGTTGACCCTGAAGCTGTCAGAGATGATGTGCCAAGAACAATTCCTCTGAGTGAGAAAGGGAAATCAGAGATGCTTGAACCAACTGCTACTTCGTCTTCTGGTGGCTCAGGTAGTAGTCTAGGAAAAACTTGTTCCTTATCCACCAGAAACCAGagccaaaaaagaaaaacaatagaCGTGGAAGAATCTGAGGATCATAGTGAGGTGAAGCTGCACTCTCTGTAGTTATTATCTTCATGATTAGATTCTTTTATTCTTTGACACTGAACTACATCTTTATGTGTAATAGGACACAGAACTTAAATCACCAGTTGGCAACAAGACATCTCAAAGGACAGGGTCGGCTAGAAGGAACCGTGCTGCTGAAGTGCATAATCTATCAGAAAGGGTGGGAATTTTAGCACATTTCTTGtgaagttaatttttgtaaacTTTGTTCTCACAAGTGCCAGTGTTTTTTGTTGAAGCAGAGAAGGAGAGATAGGATCAATGAGAAGATGAAAGCATTGCAACAACTCATACCTCACAGTAGCAAGGTTAGTTATAATAATGAATGTGGACTCTACTGTCATAACTTGTTCTTTGGAAATGCATTCAGAGTCAGATAAAGCTGCAATTGTGATTCTCTGACTGCTCCGTTTAAAGTGACACAGTCAACACAGAATGTGTGAAATTTgctttaaaaaaagaagaaagaaggaatttgttgattttttaaGGATAATGAAAATCACTTCTGTTGAGAGCCATATTTAGCATAAAACAATTGGATCAGATTTggacaaaaaaaattgagtgaAGCAATCAAGTGAAGAAGACAAAATGCAAGTACTTAGATATTGATTCTCCACTTTATATGATCTTATCATATTGTCTTGAAAACTAAGTAAGGAATGTATCTGCAGACAGACAAAGCATCAATGTTGGAAGAGGCAATAGAATATTTGAAATCACTTCAGTTACAACTTCAGGTAAATGTGCGACACAATATCTTGCACATGAAATTTGTCTCACATTACtaacaaatgaaataaacaattttgttcTTGGTGCTAGCTAATGTGGATGGGATCTGGCATGGCACCAATGATGTTTCCAGGAATTCAGCACTATATGTCTCAAATGGGTATGGGAATGGCTACTTCTCCTTTCCCTCCCATTCAAAATCCAATGCAATTACCACGAGTACCTCTTGATCATCCAGTATCTTCATCTCAGACACCAAACCAGACATTGATGTGTCAAAATCCTATTTTGGGTGCCTTTAATTACCAAAATCAGATGCAAAATCCAGCTCTTTCAGAGCAATATGCACGTTACATGGGCTATCATCTTATGCAAAATGCTTCTCAGGTAACAGGTTTCTTTCAAGAGAAAGTTATTTCTCTTTTTCCCTCCTAAAACCCCTTATGTGTTCTTGATAAGCTTCCCATAGTTTACCTATTGAAACTAATTTTCCCTGTTTTTCACTTTTGTCTTGAAGCCAATCAATGTATTTAGATATGGTCCCCAGGCAGTACAACATAGTCAAACAATGATTACACCCAGCAACAGCAGTGGAAACATGAGTGGAGCAGCAAATATTGATGAGACTGTGAGTGGCAAAATGGGTAAGCCATTTGCGTAGTTCTCCTTGCTTTGACGAACATTAACATGAGCATACCACATCAATTATATGGAGAAGTTACACCTTTTTCCTGTCGGTAATAAGATGGTGACAAACAGATGTTAACTTGTCACCTTGTACATTGTAGACACCAACAGAACCTTTTTCTACAACAGTCACCAGTTCTTTATATTGAATAACCTGCATGAATAGTCCTTGCTCCATAACTTATTCAAACCCCTTGTGTTTGATAACATTCTTCACTTgcatatatgattttttctGTAGCATACCTCTGTGTGATTGGCTGCAAAAGTTGTTCTCATTTTCTCTGCTATATACATAGTATATGTCAGGTTTATATGATAGAACTTCTACTGAGTGCTTAATTTCAGTACTGCATCAACAAAAAATATGCCAACACAATTTCATGGCATTCTACAGTTTTCCACTTCTTTTTATTCCTACCTTTtatagaaaaatgattttatctTGAGAATTCATATGCTATAATTTTCATTAACTGTTCTTACTTGTCATTGTTCACAGGTTAATTAGTTTAGAAGAAAGCTTATGAGAACCTACGGCATAACTAACAAGATAATTGCAAGATGATAGAAGCCCTTGTATGCTTTCACAGTATGTCTGCctgttcatatatatatatatatatatacacatatatgtaGTTACTTATATATGAATCTATTGTACAATATTGGTCAAACCAAAAGCAACAAGAATGgggtaaaattaaataaaaaagaaaagttgatatCTAGAGGTGATTGGTTACCTTATGAAAAATTAGTACCTTCCATACAgtgatataataaattaattgtaaaaagaaaaaatagttttggTAAAAGTGACTGGCTACCTTTAAAGTAATACAGTTGCTCTCTTCTCATCATGCATAATTCCTTTATTAATTGCTTGGACATTTGGTACATGAAAAGggtccttttttttattatagatggAACATAACATATCTGTGTGGATTTTCTTATTGTGCTGATGTGCAAAGGCAGGGCTATAATTTGTAGTATGTGAGCCATTCAttgtttaaaatgtaataattagtTGCTATGAAAGGACTTAAATTAAGATGCATCCCTAGCCTATAGCATGCTACCTTTTGATGGAGAAGATTTATTCAACTAGATTAGGTCATaattttttccttgtttttcaATAGCTTACATTATGTTATAGCCTCCTATAGTGCTTGCATGATTACCAAAGCACAAGATTTTACCAAAATCAACATGTTGGGTGAGCATGCATAAGCCTGAAAAGGTTAGCTGATGCATGATTAGTTGCTACTTTAGTCTTTCCTTCTCTCAACTACAAATCACTTCCTCATGGTTTTTCTGCTGTCATCAGATAGTAATTATTCACAGGTGGAAATGAAATGCTTAACTTAACaatttttagctttttttttattttttacatgtcctgaaaaaaaggaaaaatgtcaTGAAAATTGAATATGTACCCTCCACTTTTGTTTGTGATGGCTTTATCTTTAGTCAAGCTACAAATAAATGTTGTTGCTGTGGTCCCCTGCATCAAAACTAAAGGTAGTCAACTAACTGCTAAAATTTGGATACCACTAAGTATATGTACACCAAGTTGTTTTGTTTATCTTTCCATGGGACCTCAAAAATAGACACTTGCTGAATCCATGAGCTATTTCTGCAAATGGGGTCCCCCTCCTCAATCAGAATGCCATGAAAACTAAGCAACTCACACTTTAAAAAAACCCTTGGTCATGGTTTTGTTACATATCATAATCCACACTTTATGACTCCATTTGCACACAATTCTCCTCCAATTTGCTATGTtccttcatcatcatcacctttctttttctcctttccaGGTTCTTCCACCTTTAACTAAATAGCAGCCAGCATCTgatatatgatatgatatgatatgatatgatccTTAATTGAAGGGTTTGGCATTGGATGGGGGAATCAACCCTGATAAAGCTCCAAATTTGTGTAGTGTGGTGGCCATGCAATTTGTGTTGTCTAATGAAGAGTTTGAGAAAATTTGTAGTAGACAGGTCCTTCATTATGGCCCAGTTTTGTTCTCAGCTTCTGTGTCCCATCAGGTAGAGCATTCTGCACTGTTTGTAGATCTGAGAAAGTAACATGATAGagctcattttttttttcaatcattgTGTCTCAACTCAACTTCTCATGAGAACAACTATTTTTCTCAATGACATCAACTATGGAATATATAACATTGTGCTTCATATCTCTCTCTCTTCACTAAAAACAATTCATGTCAGATGAATGTTTCACTTGCTTCACTAACAAACAACTCACATCACCATAAACAAACCACTAAACTTGTCTCTGATGATAACAATACTCTCAAAACTGTTTCTTGTGCAGTTGAATGCAACCAAGACACTATTTTAATTCTATTACTGTCCCAAAATTACAGTATTCAAGATTGTTTTTGcacataataataacaataataatatgttatttgCTGAACCAATTTTACTGAAATACaatgatttaatttattgaaggtaaattaaaaataaaagttaatagtTCACTGAAAACTAAAACCATAAgtcaaatttttatttcttttttttaagacTAATACAGTAATTCCTTGTACACAATTTTTTTCCCtcagatttttttatttgatgaaattgtgtGGGGTCCACTCGAAAATTAAGATAACACGCGTCAtctaaaaactttatttatcttCCAATAGCTAAGCAACATAAAACTATTACTCTTCTTAGACTAACCAACGATCATGTaatcttatattaatttaaattttaattaagttttaagcatttgataaatttaaatatctttaattaaaaaaattaaaatatggaatgtttaaaatatatgtgtttatttttagtagaatattttattgttaataaaatcATACGATTGTTAATTTTGTGATTTGATGAgagtatttgttttctttattaaattgGTCTTATTTACTCTATctaatgagagagagagagaatacTTAAAATTGTATTCAAAACTTAATTCAACATTTAACATGGTTTATTTTGGTTTACCTTCACTTGTGTTGAAATAGGAAGAGTAAGTTTTATATCAATTCCATTCAATAGTatatatgttattaaaataagtatattgAAACGAGTTAGAAATATTCCTCTTACAAATAATGAAAGTTTATGCTTCTTTTAGAATAAAACCTAGCTACCTAAAAGTGTTACAAAATAGACAAAATAAAGGGTCAAATAAGATAATGGCATTAAAAAGTAGCTTTTGGTGAAACAAAAAGttttatatgatatatatgATATTGAAATAGTGTTGTTACCTTTCATTCTTATCCTACACTTGAAATCACATGCTTGGTGTTAGTGATATGACATTCTTATCTTTCACTTCTTGACACAACCATTGGTTTTAGTTGCTTTTACAATAAgaattccaaaaaaaatatttatttatttattttctccttTGTAATTAGGGTGTGTATGTGGAGACTTTCCTTGCTTGTACTTGAACTGCAAAGTGCTATCAAATCCCATCACCACTATCATGTTTCTTACCATATTCTCCCCTTCAATTATCACAAATTTGATTCCATATTCACTATaccctttctttcatttttcccatgaaaaatataatttaattttaaaatttaaaagtaataataaaataatacatatttacttttatttcacacacactacaaaaataaaataaaataatcataaaaaaagacaatatcaaattaatgtaaaaaacttAGTAGTTTAAAAGTATCgttttctcaatttttaatttttaatttttagtttttgttcaCTCAAACATTGTCAATTTCCGAATGAGATTATGGTATATTTTTTTGAAGATAAAAGCAAGTTGAGTGAAAGATGAAGTAggagaatgaaaataaagaaagtgaTGGGACCCattgatgaagatctaaacaaaatgtgacatagatataattaattttaggcCATCCAAATTGGTTGTATTTGGACTACTTTTCTCCTCTATTTACCCCACAAACCCATCTCTTTCCTGAAGTGGCTATTTAGAAAAGGACTAATATCAACCCTCACAATATTTTTCATTGGGTGGTGAAAGATCATGTTGAGCTTCTTTTATATCCACAaactgaataaaaaaatatcactttaTGATCTCCATATAGCAAAATAACTGGAATCTTGGTGCCCCCACATGGCTAAAATAACCAACTCCATTATCAAACTGTAAGAATCTTAAGCTTTCACTTAATCATTGCCTTTCATTCTccctaattattttttagttgttaaATCAATCACAAAGAATAACCTCGATTTGTAAATAAGTCCAGAAAACTATCAGGTTTCTATTGTGCTTATGACATAGTCGACTTATATctttgcttctttctttctaaataaagttataaagtGAATGGTCAAAAAGTTGTAGGATTCTTTTCGAGTAAATAGTGTATTCTTTCATCAATAAATAGTATATACAAGTATAacttagtttttatattaaaaaaagggCTCTTATACATTTAGCTTATAAATGTGAACATTTATTTGTGTAATAATACTAGGTTTCACATATATCtttatactttaatttataaattaagtatcaaaatatataactaaGCATGTATCAAGTCTCAATATTCATCACCATAGATAacatatgaatttataaaaaattaaaaaaaaatctattgcGATATTATTAAagacatataataaatatattctatCAAATACAAACATCTAACAAATTCTAAGCTCTTCAAGTTTACATCTCAATCTTGATAGATCAAGGTAAGTTTCATCATCTACACATTTACATGATTTTAGATGTATAGAAACTTTTCTCCAACTTCTCACCAACCACATGATGTTTTAATCTATATAACTTAAACTCtcaataaaactaatatatatatatatatatatatatatatatatatatatatattaacatatagGTTTGTACTTAATACATTCATTACTATAAGTATTCACGTGTTATTCCAAGTTTCAATAGTGCAGAAATCACTATAGACGtccattattttgggctttttacGTCCGACCCGTATCAGACGTTCATATGGGTGACGCTGATGGGACGTCCGACCTGTTTAGTCGGACATCTAAGACCCTGGAACGAGTTTGGCCTCTGTAATTCATTGGACGTCTCTGTATACACTGACaaacgtctatagacgtccgatgtgacATTAACAAACGTCTAgtggatatttttttaaaaatattatttatttttacaataaaatcacacctaaaaagtagaaaattgtcccagaacattgtaatattatatatcaacTCGTTTGAAGTtaacaaaatactaaaaaacaatccaaaacctaaactatcaaaagttaaagttaaactaaatctaaatatgttgaacaacaataataaatcttCCTATCTAagtccatctttgcagaagataagttgtccactcCTGTCTTATCTTCTTAATTGTGTCCTTTGATATAgtagatgtactcttgaagctctgcaaaatgaagaaagatgcaTTATGTACCTATCttacaacaaagttaagttgttagaaactaagaatctaaataagttaagcatcattacctcattccaatCATCTGTAATGatagctcgaatgatggtcttaatccaagacatgacatagtacctacattcccatgaatctaactacttgttacactaaaatgacaaactaaatagtcaagcaTTTAGATAATTCAATaactagtaaaataaattagaactatagatgacttacaacctttggatacaagaCGGATACCCATTACTCTATTTACATTGAAAACACaaggtaatattaatataactatatttatcataaaatgcGAAGgtcaaaatgaatttgaaacataaaaagagaaacacttacccttgaagcatgtttcttaagtcatttttcatcttcctgtgcagcgaacaaaaccatacaattttacattgtttagAAATGATGAGGATCAACTGCCAATGAGACCTATCATGATTCATAAatagttactaaaataattaagaaaaatttaatgaaattttacttCAAGCAACccatacccatcaatgtatggcacaaagTATATGTCTCTGTTTGACTCAGCCATCCATGTTTCCAAATACTTTTGTTTGCTCTCAAttgtgttaccagaaggttggatggtctgaggttcaacaaatccgtacatggaagaccgaccttggtccaCAATGATTgcgtccatgtacctaaaacaacaaagttaagttgttagaaactaagaatgtaaataagtttaatatggaagacaaaattaactatcttacatgcaccatattTGAgggatggaaatattcaacatcctgtctcccccaatGATCTCTAGTGCATCAttgaatgtgatatatactAGGACATGAGGGGGATGCCAAATACTCTATTACCCTAGTACACTTCTACTGGTCCTCTGTTCAACCTAGGTAATTTTGTCATGAGCTTTGCTAGAGTATCATCCCCCACTTCAGCcaagtcatcatcttcatttatGACTGGCTGATGCATCGACTACTTGTGGGGACGTATGAactgaaataaaaatttcaaagttatcaataaatatttttaaatttaacatacaaagactaataataaaaatattatacttgtGGTGTagcaatgtgtgacatgatcaatgctttAGGCTAGGCTATAAAtgttcctatggcctcccccacaaaatgAGAATTTCTgaagtgggtacaggcacctaaGCCTGGGGATCCCAAACCTTGTTaatcgtcacacgcacgtggtGGGGTAATAGGGGAACACCATGAACagtctgccctccctcaagtactcgtccgacagccacaatgcgtgggtgatccccatcaaccaacagctcatacTGACCACTATACTCAGTAGGctctacagcagagcatgatcccCTAGTGCTAACCCTAGGTGGTGTGGGAGCTTCAGTGGCAACCCCATGGTGGGCTGCGTCATGAAATGCAActtctcttcaagcgctctttgaatttattttctcGTAGTttctccatgaatcgttgctgcattgatctcatgctttggttcaGCCTTTCCTCGCACTGAAGATCCTCAATGCCTCTTGACTCATGGATTGAGTGTTTTTttgtgtagggccaaagtagtcacgaagaccaatcgccccaggaactccacatacacatcctgcgtGCTCGGGCTTTCCAATGGTcattgttagaatgtcgtccctaccttggccaacaaATGTTCCCTTAGtttgctgctcaaccaactcatcctacatattaaaaaaaacattgtaaGAAGGAAAATGCGATGATaaataaacaatcaaacaatgCTTTGGTTTAAACTTACAATTTTTTGTGAGATCAAGGtagttgaggaagatgtcattCTCCCGTTAGATTTAGTACGAGCAACCTTTCAtagctcgtacctagcaggtgtAGGTGCTAGGTCAGGGGACTCAAGTCCTAAGGCCTCCGCTCGAgtcttcctcatcttcttctcaagttttgcataaccacctcgtgataacacgTGTGGTGCATCATTTAGCCTTTGCCTTTTTtaggcggctaaccttttaccctgtgaaaccatgtatattcataagtgtaaaatcataataaattgcATTAACTAAAGACTCTATAGATGTTAAGAGACAAACCTGCCAGTCGgcagactctctagatgcacgaaactgcattCACTCCTCCTGTGTGAAATTGTAGTGTTCCCATGGATTCTCATGTTgtctgtctccaaagacatatacaCGTGTCAgtcttgtcttgaaatccctccatctgGTCGCTACATGGGACAACACTTTCTTTCTATGCTGAGCAGTGTTTGGAATTTCATAATTTTGCTgtttaaaataaagaacatgttaatgacataaacctataagagaaaaaagtatatcaaatttctttttagtatacatacctgaatatctttCCATAAaaggttcttgtcgacctctaGGATGTCCTCCTAGTAATTAAGAAGGATAAACAGATGGGTTTTTGCTAACAcacccagataactcctaaacctattagcatttggccctgatgacacacctgatctggggtcaatgtcaacatgtctcctctgTCTATCAACGTGTTGGGATGTCACTTCTAGCAATCGTGTGACAGATCGACGACGTCCTGATCCTAAGGTCGACATACATGCAAAATATATACAAGGTTAGTACTACATCAAATATGATGAATAAGACAACATTTAAAGtcactaaaaataatatcacaaaacctattaagatattgttttctctcagatcccttcattgtgatcatTACGAATTGCGTGGATGTCATCGGCTACATCATCGACCTTGTCTTCAATGGGTCTTGATacaacagatgttgtctcaagtatatcaagagaatcttCATCAGCATAGCCGTGCATATTTTTTCCTTCCAAAACCACTGGCCATTTTTGATTTGCTGGAtcatttatgtaaaatatttgtcttgcatgactagccataataaatggttcattagtgtaattcatcttgttgaGGTccaccaatgtgaaaccaaagtcatctgtcatgacaccagaattgatatcaacccatttacacttgaaaactgggacACTAAAATTGACATAATCAACTTCcaatatttcttgtattattccaaaataactcatggatACTGTGATTGGAtatttgtctttagaactagcaaagtgcatGGCCTAAGCTTGTAGTGTAAccccactattttgaactctacttttgtcatcttctacctttgtctgaaaagaaatattgtttatatagtacccaccatatgtaatgacatttGTGTTTTGCTCGCGAGATAGCCTCAATAGACTTTCAGAAACAtttggagtcgcataaatctttttcttaaaccattgtaagaaggttaTGACATGTTcattaaaatgtcatttttcactcattcttgggtatgttgcctttatttcattaacgtgtttagaaatgtaaggaatcacatcaacagtgttgtttaagatgTATTAATGAGCTTGATCAACttcttttctactaacacattcaattctcacacctcgaacacccttaccttcacattttccttcatgtctgctcttAGGAAGACCCACTAGttcacaacttggcatataacttgaacaaaattcaatgacTTCTTTTACAACGTATCGCtttatgattgaagcttctggtcgatactgattcttgacacatccctttaagatcttcatgtatctttcaacagggtacatccaccttaagaaaaccggtccacatattcgaatttctcttactagatgaacaatcaaatgaaccatgatatcaaaaaaagaaggtggaaaatacatcttcAATTCACACAGTATTCTTATcccttcattttccaattcatctaaacctcTAAGGTCAACAACTTTattgcaaatggcattaaagaacaaACTCAGACTATCAGAATACCTTTAACAGAAGCAAGTAATATGCCTCTAATAACAactggtaacaattgttgcatcaatacatgacaatcgtgagattttaaaccaactaactttaactcTTCCATAGCAACAAGGTTACTAagatttgaagaataaccttgtggaaccttcacacttcttaaagagttacaaaaactttgtttttcttttttagaaagagtgtgacatgttgggggcagataggtgcgtGTTCCAATGGattgtggatgtaactcagaatggattcccatgtcagccaaatcttgtcgtgcttttattccgtctttTGTCTTCCGTTTTAGGTTTAATAAAGTTCtgatgacactgtcacaaacattttttccCACGTGCATGACATctatacaatgtctaacatcaagtttacaccagtacggaagataaaaaaatattgatcgttttttccaaatgtttttcgcaaaggtacttttatgatgtttttcgAAGACAATGTcgattaaatgtttttttcaatctacggtaaggatgattacgaggaaggaattttcgatgtcttgtatatactgtcttttgaccatgcttcaattgaaggtaactagtgttttcttcacaaatgGGACATGATAAATGACCTTTTACACTATAACCGCTTAAGTTTCCATAtgttgggaaatcatttatagcgCAAAACAACATTACACGCAAACGAAAAGATGCTTGAACATCAGAATCGAACACTTtgaccccttcttcccacaacattttcaaatcattaattaaaggtttcaagtaaaca
Protein-coding sequences here:
- the LOC108343461 gene encoding transcription factor PIF4 isoform X2 encodes the protein MNNSVPDWNFGSDSCITNNQKKPMGVDQELVELLWQNGQVVLHSQTHRKPVVNSITPRPLQRAFQSTLRTSEPFGNSSNLIQDDETVSWIQYPLEDPLEQEFCSNLLSELPQCDVESYKQIKPFEEAKFTKLDASGAPHVLVSSQSPTMKSSSFQELSGIPIPAPRFHVSDSPQKNNNDLGGGPCKVQNFSHFSPTLNVSSALPNGRFRDKITGNMSKNEVRECSLMTVGSSYCGSNHMTQDPDASRASSNGVWTTTLSVDPEAVRDDVPRTIPLSEKGKSEMLEPTATSSSGGSGSSLGKTCSLSTRNQSQKRKTIDVEESEDHSEDTELKSPVGNKTSQRTGSARRNRAAEVHNLSERRRRDRINEKMKALQQLIPHSSKTDKASMLEEAIEYLKSLQLQLQLMWMGSGMAPMMFPGIQHYMSQMGMGMATSPFPPIQNPMQLPRVPLDHPVSSSQTPNQTLMCQNPILGAFNYQNQMQNPALSEQYARYMGYHLMQNASQPINVFRYGPQAVQHSQTMITPSNSSGNMSGAANIDETVLPPLTK
- the LOC108343461 gene encoding transcription factor PIF4 isoform X1: MNNSVPDWNFGSDSCITNNQKKPMGVDQELVELLWQNGQVVLHSQTHRKPVVNSITPRPLQRAFQSTLRTSEPFGNSSNLIQDDETVSWIQYPLEDPLEQEFCSNLLSELPQCDVESYKQIKPFEEAKFTKLDASGAPHVLVSSQSPTMKSSSFQELSGIPIPAPRFHVSDSPQKNNNDLGGGPCKVQNFSHFSPTLNVSSALPNGRFRDKITGNMSKNEVRECSLMTVGSSYCGSNHMTQDPDASRASSNGVWTTTLSVDPEAVRDDVPRTIPLSEKGKSEMLEPTATSSSGGSGSSLGKTCSLSTRNQSQKRKTIDVEESEDHSEDTELKSPVGNKTSQRTGSARRNRAAEVHNLSERRRRDRINEKMKALQQLIPHSSKTDKASMLEEAIEYLKSLQLQLQLMWMGSGMAPMMFPGIQHYMSQMGMGMATSPFPPIQNPMQLPRVPLDHPVSSSQTPNQTLMCQNPILGAFNYQNQMQNPALSEQYARYMGYHLMQNASQPINVFRYGPQAVQHSQTMITPSNSSGNMSGAANIDETVSGKMGSSTFN
- the LOC108343461 gene encoding transcription factor PIF4 isoform X4, which codes for MNNSVPDWNFGSDSCITNNQKKPMGVDQELVELLWQNGQVVLHSQTHRKPVVNSITPRPLQRAFQSTLRTSEPFGNSSNLIQDDETVSWIQYPLEDPLEQEFCSNLLSELPQCDVESYKQIKPFEEAKFTKLDASGAPHVLVSSQSPTMKSSSFQELSGIPIPAPRFHVSDSPQKNNNDLGGGPCKVQNFSHFSPTLNVSSALPNGRFRDKITGNMSKNEVRECSLMTVGSSYCGSNHMTQDPDASRASSNGVWTTTLSVDPEAVRDDVPRTIPLSEKGKSEMLEPTATSSSGGSGSSLGKTCSLSTRNQSQKRKTIDVEESEDHSEDTELKSPVGNKTSQRTGSARRNRAAEVHNLSERRRRDRINEKMKALQQLIPHSSKTDKASMLEEAIEYLKSLQLQLQLMWMGSGMAPMMFPGIQHYMSQMGMGMATSPFPPIQNPMQLPRVPLDHPVSSSQTPNQTLMCQNPILGAFNYQNQMQNPALSEQYARYMGYHLMQNASQPINVFRYGPQAVQHSQTMITPSNSSGNMSGAANIDETVN